Proteins from a single region of Echeneis naucrates chromosome 14, fEcheNa1.1, whole genome shotgun sequence:
- the ar gene encoding androgen receptor yields MSQKTEENRVYFMDKTMRPGAGRLRDSEDADAKVYGSGRANQPVRCARPQELLTAGCHVGDGPPFSACATISETARELCKAVSVSLGLAVETTDSADADAAPQQTAAEHLFGPGTLSRAGVPAAGPEYRCPGRERRSVFGACKPLMDVLESGDSAAPLRHFTSTRTCVDEPNFTLCEAGDITPTRAAPCSYAPATAATPGHFGHTAADRPCRLYRPADGEAADSTENRFACHPEQYSLKVKAEDVEPAAALWSGDYTFSDKHNTELWGPVHSSEAATFICNPYERSVLRSEQWYSGSMLRPAYPSSGFMKTEVGGWLDITYKNDARFEGGREHLLPMEFFFPPQRTCLICSDEASGCHYGALTCGSCKVFFKRAAEGKQKYLCASKNDCTIDKLRRKNCPSCRLKKCFEAGMTLGARKLKKIGQQKNPEEDHPVQEAADVIQSVSPKSGLILNSQLVFLNILEAIEPEVVNAGHDYSQPDSAATLLTSLNELGERQLVKVVKWAKGLPGFRNLHVDDQMTIIQHSWMGVMVFALVWRSYKNANGRMLYFAPDLVFNEQRMHISTMYEHCIRMKHLSQEFVLQQITQEEFLCMKALLLFSIIPVEGLKSQKFFDELRHTYISELGRLINSRLTTNCSQRFNQLTRLLDSLQMTVQKLHQFTFDLFLQTQSRHTNVSFPEMIGEIISVHVPKILTGLANPIWFHN; encoded by the exons ATGTCGCaaaaaactgaggaaaatcGAGTTTACTTTATGGACAAGACAATGAGACCCGGTGCTGGCAGACTCCGAGACTCCGAAGATGCGGACGCGAAGGTTTACGGATCAGGGCGCGCTAACCAGCCGGTGCGCTGCGCTCGGCCCCAGGAGCTGCTGACAGCCGGCTGCCATGTGGGCGACGGTCCGCCTTTTTCCGCCTGCGCCACGATCTCAGAGACTGCCAGGGAGCTGTGTAAAGCCGTGTCCGTGTCCCTGGGTCTGGCCGTGGAGACCACCGACTCGGCCGACGCGGACGCTGCGCCCCAGCAGACCGCTGCAGAGCATTTATTCGGACCCGGGACCCTGAGCCGTGCCGGAGTCCCGGCGGCTGGTCCAGAGTACAGATGCCCCGGCAGGGAGAGGCGCTCCGTGTTCGGCGCCTGCAAGCCGCTGATGGACGTGTTGGAAAGTGGCGACTCCGCTGCGCCTCTGCGCCACTTCACGTCAACTCGGACATGTGTGGACGAGCCAAACTTCACTCTGTGCGAGGCAGGTGACATAACTCCGACCCGAGCTGCCCCCTGCTCTTATGCCCCAGCCACGGCGGCCACTCCGGGGCACTTCGGACACACGGCTGCGGACAGACCGTGTCGGCTCTACAGACCCGCGGATGGAGAGGCTGCTGACTCCACGGAGAACAGGTTCGCCTGCCACCCTGAGCAGTACAGCCTCAAAGTCAAAGCTGAGGACGTGGAGCCTGCCGCGGCGCTGTGGTCCGGTGATTACACGTTCAGTGACAAGCACAACACCGAGCTTTGGGGTCCGGTGCACAGCTCCGAAGCCGCCACCTTCATCTGTAATCCGTACGAGAGGAGCGTGCTGCGCTCCGAGCAGTGGTACTCGGGAAGTATGCTGAGGCCGGCCTATCCCAGCTCCGGCTTCATGAAGACGGAGGTCGGAGGGTGGCTGGATATCACCTACAAAAACGACGCCAG gtttgAGGGTGGAAGGGAGCACCTCCTCCCCATGGAGTTCTTCTTTCCGCCACAGAGGACATGTCTGATCTGTTCAGACGAGGCATCTGGCTGCCATTATGGTGCACTCACATGTGGCAGCTGCAAGGTTTTCttcaaaagagcagcagaag GCAAACAGAAATACCTGTGTGCAAGCAAAAATGACTGTACGATTGATAAACTCAGAAGAAAGAACTGTCCGTCTTGTCGGCTGAAAAAGTGCTTTGAAGCTGGAATGACCCTTGGAG CACGTAAACTAAAGAAAATTGGACAACAGAAAAACCCTGAAGAGGATCATCCTGTACAGGAGGCTGCAGATGTCATCCAGAGTGTCTCTCCTAAATCGGGCCTGATCTTGAACTCCCAGCTGGTCTTTCTCAACATCCTGGAGGCCATTGAGCCAGAGGTGGTGAATGCTGGACATGACTATAGCCAGCCAGACTCAGCAGCCACCCTGCTCACCAGCCTCAATGAACTGGGAGAGAGACAACTGGTCAAAGTGGTTAAATGGGCAAAAGGACTGCCAG GTTTTAGAAATCTGCATGTGGATGACCAAATGACTATCATCCAGCATTCATGGATGGGGGTGATGGTGTTTGCCTTGGTATGGCGGTCCTATAAGAATGCCAACGGGCGGATGCTTTACTTTGCCCCAGATCTTGTATTCAATGA ACAACGGATGCACATTTCCACCATGTACGAGCACTGCATTCGGATGAAACATCTTTCACAGGagtttgtgctgcagcagaTCACTCAGGAAGAGTTCCTCTGCATGAAAGCCTTGCTTCTCTTCAGCATTA tTCCTGTTGAGGGTCTGAAGAGTCAAAAGTTTTTTGATGAGTTGCGCCACACCTACATCAGCGAACTTGGTCGGCTCATTAACAGTAGACTGACAACAAATTGTTCTCAGAGGTTCAACCAACTCACCCGACTCCTGGACTCGCTCCAGATG ACAGTTCAGAAGCTGCATCAGTTTACATTTGACCTTTTCCTTCAGACACAGTCGCGTCACACCAACGTCAGTTTTCCAGAGATGATTGGAGAAATAATCTCAGTACATGTACCAAAGATCCTGACAGGTCTGGCAAATCCCATCTGGTTTCACAACTAG